From the Halomonas sp. MCCC 1A13316 genome, the window TCCCCAGAGTGGCTGCGGTCCGATAGCGACGTCACGCTGTCCGGCAGTATGTAGCGGTTGGCCGGTGTGGTTGACGATGCGCAGCCGGCAAGCAGCATGTTCGCCACCAGAACAAGCCAGGTCATTCCTTTCATGCAGCACTCCCTTTCAGCGAGATGCCTTCAGCATAGCGTTTCATCGGTAACGACCCCATCAATTGCCCTGCGGTGCCCGGGGGACTGGATCCTCGGCGTCTAGGCTATCGAACAGCAGCGCCCTGGGGTTCTCGTTGAGCGTGCGTGTGACCGGCTGCAGGTCGCGCATCAGGCGCTCCAGTCGCTCGGCGGTGGAGGTCAGCTCGCGATAGGCGCTGGAGTCCGGCGACAGGCCCTCCAGAGTCTCCTGCAGCGCCTCGAGCGAGGCGTTGAGATTGGCCGGCAGGTTGCGTGTGCCAGGGTCGTCGAGCATGCCTTGCAGCGAGGCAGTGAGTTCGCGCACTTCGCTCAGCATGGCTTCGGAGGTGGACAGATTGCGGTCCAGGCTGGCGAGCAGCGGTTCGACCTCAAGCGCGTTGAGCTTTTCCAGCAGGGCGGTGACCTGGGCCTCGATCTGGGCGAAGCCGGTCGATGTGGTGGGGAATACGGTGTGCTCGCTGAAGGTTTCCTCCCGGTAATCCTCGGCTTCTTCACGATAGAAGTTGATGTCGACGAACATCGAGCCGGTGAGCAGGTTGCCTGACTTGAGCGAGGCGCGCAGGCCCACGCCGAACAGCCGCTTGAAGCGTTCGTCCCACTCTTCGAGGTCGACCAGCTGGTTCTCGATGCCGAGACGTTGCGGCTCGATTCTGATCAGTACCGGGATGGCGAAGCCGTTGCGCGTCTCCGGTTGCTCGGCGGTGAACTGCCAGGGTACCGCAGCCACGGTGCCGATGCGTACGCCACGGAATTCCACCGGAGCCCCACGCGACAGGCCACGAACACTGTCTTCCACCAGCAGCACGTATTCCAGATAGCGATTGAAGGTGCCCTGGCGGGCGCTCTCCTCGTCGGGGTACAGCGTGAAGGTGGTTTCGTTCTCCACCGGACCACCTTTCGGCAGATCTTCGGGAACGCCGAAGGTGACACCTCCGCCGAGCAGGGCTTCGAGGGACTCCACGTTGACGCGAATGCCATCCGCGTCGAGGCGCAGGTCGATGCCGCTGGCCGACCAGAAGCGCGTGCTGTCGGTGACCAGGCGATCATAGGGGCTCTCGATGAAGATGCGCTGGCTCATGCGCCGGGAGTCGGCGTCGAACTTGGCTTCCTCCACGCGACCCACGGTATAGCCCTGGTAGGTCACGGGGTCGCCGGCGCGCAGCGAATTGCCGAGCTGGCTGACCAGGTTGATACGTAGCCCGGCGGCGTCGGCTGGCGCCACGGGAGGGATGTCGCTGACTTCGAACTCGCGCACGCCTGGCTCGCCGCTGCCCGGCTGGAGCTGTATGTAGGCGCCCGAGAGCACGGTGCCGAGTCCGCTGATGCCCTCGCGGCCGATGCGCGGCTTGACCACCCAGAAGCGGCTGCCTTGGGTCAGCATGGCTTCGGTATCGGGGGACATTCGCGCGGTGATCACGGTATGCGACAGATCGTCGGAGAGCTGCACGCGCTCGACCCGGCCTACCTCGACGTTGCGGGTCTTGATCAGGGTGCTGCCGGCCTCGATGCCTTCCGCATTGCTCATTGTCAGGGTGATCTGCGGGCCACGGCTACTGTAGTTGTCGTAGACCAGCCACAGCCCGATCAGCATGGCCACGATCGGCACGATCCAGATCGGCGACAGGCGCCGTTGCGGCGTGGCTTTGGCCCGATGCATGTCGCGGGCGGCCTCGTTGTCGCGAGGAGTGTCGCTCATCCAATGGTTCCTTGCGTTTCATGGCGTTCACGTGGCAGGGGCGTGTCCCAGATCAATCGAGGATCGAAGGTCATGGCGGCCAGCATGGTCAGTACCACCACGGTAGCGAATGCCAGGGCAGCGGGGCCGGGGGTAATCGACATCAGCGAGCCGGCGCGAATCAGCGCCACCAGGATGGCGACCACGAAGACGTCGACCATCGACCAGCGGCCGATGAATTCGGTCAGGCGGTAAAGCCGCGTGCGGTTGGTGGCGTTGAGTTCATTGCTGCGCTTGACCACCAGGCAGAGCCAGGCTAGCGCACCCAGCTTGCCCACCGGGACGAGGACGCTGGCCATGAAGATCACCGCGGCAACCGGCCAGGAGCCCATCTGGATCAGCTCCACTACGCCGCCAATGATGGTGGAAGGATCGCTATGACCGAGGCTGGTGGTGGTCATGATGGGGTAGACGTTGGCCGGGATATACATGAGTGTCGAAGCGGCAAGCAGCGCCCAGGTGCGCTGCAGGCTATGCGGCAAGCGTGCGTGCAGCCGTTCGCCACAGCGCTGGCAATACCCTCGCCCGCTTGCCTCCAGGCGATTGACCAGCCCGCAGGTGGGGCAGCCGGTCAGGCCCTGGCCAGCGGCTGTCGTTCCGGTACGGGCGCCCTCGGGCGCGAGCGGTTCGCCAGCCAGCGAAAACCACATCCAGTCCGAGTCGATGGACTGGGTAGTGGACAGCAGCAGCAGCGCAAAGGCGCAGAAGGCCCAGAACGAGAGGCCAAGCTCTATTTGCGCCAGGTCCGCTACCTTGATCAGGCTGACCAGCGCGCCAATGATGAAGACGTCGGCCATCATCCATGGGTGGAGATGGGTCAATGTGCGGGCAATACCGCGGCTGCCCGGCAGTGGCTCATTCTGCAGCAGGCCCAGTTGCAGCCACATCACGCCGAGCAGATAGATACCGGGCAGCACGGCAATGGTCATGATCACGGCAATCGCCACCAGCGGCTGGTCGAAGCCGATCAGTGTGGTTGCCGTTTGCGTCAGCTCTATGCGGTTGCCGACACCGCTGGTGCTGAAGCTGACGAAAGGAAAGGAGATCGCCAGCAGCAGCGCGACCATGGACGCCATGGCCAGCGCCATGCTGCGCTGCGCAGGGTGATAGTGGCGTGTTGCCAGGACATGCCCACAGCGGGGGCAGTCCGCACTCTGGCCCGGCCGCAGCGGCGGCAATGCCACGAGCCAGTCGCACTCATGGCAGGCACGCAGACGTCGGCGTGAGGTGCGTGCCTCGGGCGGGACCTGATCGACCATGGGAGCGGTCGGGACGAACGATGGGCGCTGAAACCTGTAGGGCACTGACGAGTCGACTCGATGGCTAATGGAGCGAGGCTGCCCCGCTCTGAAATCGGAAAGCCGTGTCGGCTATATCCAAAGTGTGGCATGTTGACGCCGCGCGTACCATATACAAACATTCGGCCCTGAATGTTCCTTGAGGAGACGACATTGTTACTTCCCCTATTGGCCGTGGTGGCCGGTCTTGTGCTGCTGGTCTGGAGTGCTGAACGTTTCGTCGACGGAGCGGCGTCGACATCCCGACGCCTGGGCGTGTCACCGCTTCTGGTCGGCATGCTGGTGATTGGCTTCGGCACCTCCGCGCCCGAGCTGATGGTTTCCTCGTTGGCGGCGGGGCAGGGCAATCCGGGGCTGGCGCTGGGCAATGGCTACGGCTCCAACATTGCCAACATCGGCTTGATCCTGGGGCTCATGGCGGTCATCTCGCCGCTGGCGGTGCACTCCAGCGTGATTCGGCGTGAACTGCCGATTCTGGTGGCGGTGACGTTCCTGTCGGCGCTGCTGATGTGGGGCGGGTTGATCACTCGTCTCGAAGGCACTCTGCTGCTCGTGCTGTTGGCGGCCATGATCGGCTTCAGTATCTGGCATGCCCGCCACAGCGGCCCCGACCCGCTTGCCGACGAGACCGAGGAGAGCCTGCAGGCGCATCCCATGACGCTGAAAAGCGGCGTGATCTGGACTATCGTCGGGCTGCTGCTGCTGGTGCTGAGTTCGCGCGTGCTGGTGTGGGGGGCGGTGGAGATCGCCGTGGGTTTCGGGGTCAGTGATCTGATCATCGGGTTGACCATCGTCGCCATCGGCACCTCGCTGCCGGAGCTGGCGTCGTCCTTCAGCGCCCTGCGCAAGGGCGAGCACGATCTGGTGGTGGGCAACGTGGTCGGTTCCAACCTGTTCAACACCTTGGGGGTAGTGGGGTTGGCTGCGGTCATTCATCCCATCGAGGCCGGGTCCGAAGTCCTGATGCGGGACTGGACGCTGATGACAGTGATGACGCTGCTGATGACGGTCTTCGCCATTGGCTGGAAGGGGCGTCCGGGGCGCATCAATCGCCTCGAGGGGGGAATGCTGCTGACACTGTTCATCGGCTATACCGTGTTCATGGTGCATTTGGTTTTGCGCAGTGCCGGCGCGCTCTGAAGAGTGGATAGCGACTACCTTGCTGCGACATCCCGACACAGCAGGAAACAGGGACCCGATGTCAGCGCTCTAGTAGGCTTGGTGAGTAAGCACAGTATGCAGTGACGAGTTTTGATTCACGTCAGTGTCATGCCATGTAGGGTTTTGTAAGTATCGGCACCCTGCATGGCTGCCTGTTCTAGGCTCTTGAAAAAAACCAGCCGAGTGTCGAGGTGAAATGCGTCACGGACATGTCCAGGAAGGACGTGGTCGGAAGCACAAGAACAGCACCCCGTGTGCTTTCGCATCCCTTGAGACGTTGACTCTTTCGCAGCCAAGAGGTACGTCATGGAGCTTGATCCCGTATTGCTGTCGCGATTGCAATTCGCTTTCGTCGTGTCCTTCCATGCCATCTTCCCGGTCTTCACTATCGGACTGGCCTCCTATATCGCCGTGTTGCATGGGCTTTTCTACAAGACCCAGAACCCGGCATGGGATCGCCTGGCGCTGCTGTGGACCAAGGTCTTTGCCGTCGCTTTCGGCATGGGGGTGGTATCAGGCATCGTGATGTCCTTCCAGTTCGGCACCAACTGGAGCAACTTCTCCCAGGCGAGTGCCAACTTCATCGGGCCGCTGCTGAGCTACGAGGTAGTCACCGCCTTCTTCCTCGAGGCCGCCTTCCTCGGCGTACTGCTGTTCGGCCGCGGCCGTGTGGCTCAGGGCGTGCATCTGTTCGCCGCCATCATGGTCGCACTGGGTACCTTCATCTCCACCTTCTGGATCCTGGCCGCCAATAGCTGGATGCACACCCCGGCCGGAGTCGAGCTGGTTGAGGGCACCTTCCGGGTCACGTCGTGGACCGAGGCGATCTTCAATCCCTCGTTTCCTTTCCGACTGGCGCACATGGCGGTGGCGTCGTTCATCACGGGCGGTTTCGTGGTCGCCGGGGTGAGTGCCTGGTACCTGCTGATCGGCCGCGACGTGGAGGCTAACCGCAAGGCGCTTTCGATGTGCCTGTGGATGCTGCTGGTGCTGACACCGACTCAGGCGCTGGTGGGCGACTTCCATGGCCTCAATACCTTCGAGCATCAGCCGGTCAAGCTCTCCGCCATGGAGGGACACTGGGAAACTCGGCGCGCCGCGCCGTTCCTGCTCTTCGCCGTGCCGGACCAGGAGGCGCAGGAGAACCGCTTCGAAATCAGCATTCCCTATGCGGCGAGCCTGATCCTGACGCATGACCCGAACGGCGTGGTGCCGGGGGTGAACGAGGCTCCCCGGGAGGAACAGCCGCCGGTCGCGATCGTGTTCTGGTCGTTTCGCGTGATGGTCGGCCTCGGCCTGCTGATGATCGCGGTTTCGCTGCTGGGACTGTACCTGCGTCGCGGCGGTCGGGTCTACCGTTCGCGCCCCTATCTGCAGACGCTGCGACTGATGTCCGTCACGCCTTTCGCTGCCGTACTTGCCGGCTGGATCACCACCGAGTCGGGGCGGGCGCCGTGGCTGGTCTATGGCATGATGACGCATGCCGAGGGCGTCACGCCTTCGCTGACCGGTGGCATGGCGCTTTTCACCCTGCTCGGCTACATGGCGGTCTACGGGGTGGTCTTCTATGCCGGTACCTACTACCTGACGCGGGTCATCCGCTACGGCATGCTGGAGAAGGGCGAGGAGGAGATGATCGACGACTTCGAGACCCCGAAACGACCTTGGTCGGCGACCCACACCCCGTTCGACGACGAGCCGTCCAAGGAGGGAGCTTGATCATGGAAATGTTCGACCTGTCGCTGATCTGGGCGCTCATCATCGGCTTCGCCATCATGATGTACGTGCTGATGGATGGCTTCGATCTAGGGCTCGGTATCCTCTTTCCATTTGCACCGGATGAAGACGCGCGAGACGTGATGATGAACTCCGTCGCGCCGGTGTGGGATGGCAACGAAACCTGGCTGGTACTCGGTGGGGCCGGGCTGCTGGCGGCCTTCCCGCTGGTTTATTCGGTGTTCCTGCCGGCGCTCTATATCGGCGTGTTCCTGATGCTGGCGGGGTTGGTGTTTCGCGGCGTGGCCTTCGAGCTGCGCTTCAAGTCGCGCCGCGGCCTGCGCGGTCGGTGGCTGTGGAATCTCGCTTTCAGCGGCGGCTCGGCCGTGGCGGCTTTCGCCCAAGGGGCCGTGGTGGGCACCTACATACAGGGCTTCGCTACCGAGAACAGGGTCTACGTGGGCGGTCCGTTCGACTGGCTGACGCCGTTCACCGTGCTGACCGGTATCGGCATCATGATCGGCTATGCGCTGCTCGGTACCACCTGGCTGATCCTCAAGTCGGAGGGGTATATCCAGCAGTGGGCCTTCCGCCTGACCACGCCGCTGCTGCTGGCCGTGCTGGTGATCTTCGGCATCATCAGTTTCTGGACGCCGCTGGTGAATGAGATGGTCTGGGAGCGCTGGTTCGGTCACCTCCACGTGATCTGGCTACTGCCGGCACTGACCCTGCTGTGCATGTTCACGGTGTATTGGGCGTCACGTCGCGGTCACGAGGTGCTGCCGTTCATCGCCACGCTGGGCATCTTCCTGTTCACCTACCTGGGCCTGGTGGTCAGCAAATGGCCCTGGATCGTGCCGCCCAACTACACCATCTGGGATGCCGCTTCGGCGCCCGAATCGCAGCTCTTCCTGCTGATCGGCGTGCTCTTCGTGCTGCCTTTCGTGCTGTTCTATACCTTCTGGTCCTATTGGATATTCCGCGGCAAGGTGCGTGTCGGCGAAGGCTACCATTGAGCCCATGACGCGCGACGCCGGCAGGGAAGCTTCACCGAAAAGCTGGCTGGCGGCTCATGCCGCCGGACAGCGTCGCTGGCTGGGCCTGGCGGCCACCGCCGGTTTCCTCGTCGGCCTGCTGACGGTCGTGCAGATGGTGCTGCTGGCTTTGATCGTCAGCCGCCTGCTGATCGATGGCACCTCGCTGGCTGCGCTGAGCTGGGCCTTTCTCTCTCTGGTAGCCGTACTGATCGCGAGGGCGCTGTGTCAGTGGGGGCAAGAGGTAGCCGGCCAGGAGGCGAGCCTGCGCATTCGTCACTCGGTGCGTGGCGAGTTGCTGGGCCATCTTGCCGCGATGGGGCCGGTGAGAGCGGGGGCTCGTCATTCGGGCGCGCTGGCCAATCAGCTGGTCGAGCAAGTCGAGGCGCTCGACGGCTACTTCGCCCGCTTCCTGCCGCAGCTGCGCCTGAGCCTGGCCATCCCTTTGCTGATTCTCGTCGTCGTGATGTGGCTCGATTGGCTGGCCGCGCTGTTTCTGCTGCTGGCCGCGCCCTTGATCCCGCTGTTCATGGCGCTGGTGGGCATGGGCGCCGAGCGGCTCAATCGCGAACAGTTTGCCGCCGTCAGCCGTCTTTCAGGGCATTTCCTCGACCGTATACGCGGTATCGCCACGCTGCAGCTCTTCCATCGCACCCGCGAAGCCGGCGTGGAGGTTCATGAGGCGGCGGACCGCTATCGGCGCCTGAGCATGCGCACGCTGCGGTTGGCCTTTCTCTCCTCGGCGGTACTCGAGTTCTTCGCTTCGGTGGCGATCGCCGTGGTCGCGATCTATGTGGGCTTCGGCCTGCTGGGATACATCGACTTCGGCCCCGCGGAGGAGCTGTCGCTGTTCAGCGGCCTGCTGGTGCTGCTGCTGGCGCCGGAATTCTTCCAGCCGCTGCGAACCCTGGCGCAGCACTACCATGACCGTGCGGCTGCCCTGGGTGCCGCCGATGGCATGCTGGCGCTGCTTGGCGAGCCGGTACGAGCGCCGGCCGACGCTACGGTGCCGCCGTCCTCTGCGGATCGGCTGGTCGTAATGGATGACGCAACGCTGGCCCATCCCGGGCGCGGTCGGGTGCTGGGGCCACTCACTCTCGAGGTGACCGCCGGCGAGACGCTGGTCGTCAGCGGACCCTCCGGGGCCGGCAAGTCGGCGCTGCTGCAACTCCTGGCGGGCTTCGTAACGCCCGACGAGGGTGAGCGGCGCATTCAGCCGGGACTGAAGATCGCCTGGATGGATCAGCGCCCGGTGCTGATCCACGGCAGTCTGGCCGACAACCTTCGCCTGGCCGCCCCCGAGGCGAGCGAAGCCGATATGCAGAGGGCACTCGAGCGTGCCGGGCTGGCCGAACTGGTCGCCACGCTTCCGCTAGGGATCGATACCCGACTGGGAGAGCGGGGTGCGGGACTGTCGGGAGGTCAGGCACAGCGCCTTGCACTGGCTCGCGTCTTTCTCTCTGATGCCGATCTGGTGCTGCTCGACGAGCCCACCGCGAGCCTCGACGAAACGAGCGAAGCACGGGTCATCGAATCGCTGCAAAGCTTGATCGAGGAAGGCAGGACTTTGATCATCGCCACCCATCACCCGGCGCTGATGGCAATGGCCAGCCGGCGGTTGGCGCTCGCCGAAGGTCGCTTCCAGCCATGAGCAACCGCCAGTACGAGCCCATGCGTGACGAATCGCTGCGGGTAACGCTGGCTCCCTGGCTGCGGCTGCTTGGGCGCCGCCCGCGGCGGCTCGCCATCGGTGTGCTGCTGCTGATGCTGACGGTGTTTTCGGCCGTTGGCCTGCTGGCGCTGTCGGGCTGGTTCATTACCGCTAGTGCTCTGGCCGGGCTGGCCCTGGCTGCGGGCCTCGCTGCCAGCCTCGACGTATACGTGCCCGGCGGGGGGATCCGGTTCTTTGCCCTCAGCCGCACCGTGGCGCGTTACCTGGAGCGGCTCTACAACCACGACACCGTGCTGCGCCTGCTCGCCGACCTGCGTGGTCGCATGTTCTCCGCCATGGCCGGGCTCGATGACTGCAGTCTGGCGCGGCAACGCGCAAGCGACTGGCTCAATCGCATGACCGCCGACATCGATACCCTCGATAGCCTCTACCTGCGTCTGCTGGCACCGCCGGCGGTGGCGCTGGCGGCGGTACTGCTGGTCTCGGCCTTTCTGGCGCTGTGGGTCCCGGCGGTGGGGCTAGCACTGGCCGCGCTGCTGCTGCCTGCCTGGGTATGGCTGACCGCTGGGCAGGCGTGGCTGGGAATGGCCGCGAGCCGACGCCAGGTGGGGCATCTCCAGCGCTTGCGCAGCCAGGCGATCGAGCATCTGGGAGGGCTTGCCGAACTCGAGGCCTACGGCAGCCGGGCCTGGCATCGACGCGGATTCGGCAAGCTGGAGGAGGCGCTGCGGCGTGACCAGCGCCGCACCGGCAGGTTGGCAGGCTTCGGCTCCGCCCTGGTGAATCTGGTGGTGGGGCTGGGCATGGTGATGGCGCTGTGGCTGGCCGCGATGGCCTGGCAGCAGGACGCGATCAGCGGTGCCGTCATGGTCATTATGCCGCTGGCAGTACTCGCCATTGGCGAAGCGCTGGGCTTGTTGCCTACGGCCTTCGCTCAACTGGGGGCGACCCGAGGCGCGGCCGAGCGGCTCAACGCGGTAGAGCGGGCAAGTGAGAGGGTGTCCGATTCGGGCAGCGTGGCTCTTCCCTGCGGCGCCTTGTCCGTCGGGCTGAAAGCCGTCGACCTGCATTATCCCGATGCGCTCACGCCCGCGCTGCGAGATATCGAGTTGGAGCTAGTGCCTGGCGAGAGGCTGGCGCTGACCGGTGCTTCCGGTGCCGGCAAGAGCAGCGTGGCGGCGCTGCTGACCCGCCGCCTACCACCCAGCCGAGGGGAGATAACCCTTGGCGGCGTGCCGCTGAAAAGAGTCAACGAGCAGTCGTTGCGCGAACGCGTGGCGATATTGGGGCAGCGCATCGACCTGTTCCAGGACAGCCTGGCGGCCAACCTGCGACTGGCAGCGCCGGGTGCCAGCGAATCCCGGTTGTGGCAGGCCCTGGAGTGGGTCGACTTGGCGGAGTGGGCCGGCAGCCTGCCGCACGGGCTTGCCACGATGGTGGGTGAGGGAGGACGAGCGCTCTCCGGTGGGCAGGCACGACGCCTGGCCCTGGCGCGGCTGTGGCTGCGAGACCCGGGGTTGGTTATTCTCGATGAACCCTTTGCCGGCCTGGACGCGGCAACCGTATCCCGGCTCTTGCCGCGGCTGGATGGTTGGCTCAGGGGGCGCAGCGTTCTCTACCTGGTGCATCAACTCGATGGTGGGGCATTCGAACCGCCAGGCATCACCCGGGAATGGCGTCTCGAGCAGGGAGAATTGACCGTTTGCGCAAAATCCTTCTATCCATCAGGATAAGGGCATAAAGGTGATGAGGTGTAACATGCGCGACTTCCTGAAGCGACTGCCAAAGGCCGAACTCCACTTGCATATCGAGGGCTCGCTGGAACCAGAGCTGATGTTTGCTCTGGCCAGACGCAACGGGGTCGAACTGCCCTTCGATTCTATCGAGGCGGTGCGTGCAGCCTATGATTTCCAGGACCTCCCTTCTTTCCTCGACCTCTATTATCAGGGCATGAGCGTTCTCAAGCGCACCGAGGATTTCCACGACCTGGCCATGGATTACTTCCGGCGTGCACATGCCGAAGGGGTGGTGCACGTTGAGATGCACTTCGACCCCCAGGCGCACCTGGCCCGTGGCATCGAGCTCGACGTCGTCATGGAAGGATTGAGCCTGGCCCGGCGCGAGGCCGAGCGCGAGCTGGGCATGTCCACGGCATTGATCATGGCCTTCCTGCGCGACCGACCCGCCGACGAGGCGATGAAGGTGTTGGAGAGCGCCGCCCCCTACTGGGAGATGCTCGACGCCGTGGGGCTCGACAGCGCCGAGCGAGGCCATCCGCCCTCCAAGTTCACGGACGTCTTCCAGCGCGCGAAAATGCTGGGCATTCCCCGGGTCGCTCATGCAGGGGAGGAGGGGCCGCCCGAATATATCCGCGAAGCCCTGGACCTACTCGATGTATGCCGAGTCGACCATGGCGTGCGCTGCCTTGAGGATCAAGAACTGGTCGCCCGGCTGCGCGACGAAGGCGTGGTGCTTACCGTCTGCCCGCTATCCAACGTGCGCCTGAAGGTGGTGGAAAATATGCAGGAGCACCCCTTGCCCCAACTGCTCGATGCGGGGCTCCGGCTGACGCTCAATTCGGACGACCCGGCCTACTTCGGTGGCGGCATGCTGGACAACTTCGTGGCCTGCCATGAGGCTTTCGGCTGGTCGCGCGAGACCTTCATCCAACTCGCCGGTACCGCCATCGAGTCCGCCTTCATGAGCGACGTGCGTCGACTCGAACTGCATCGGCAGCTGGCTGCCAGCGCCTGAGGCAGATACGAAAACCTCCGGGCTGGGCCGGAGGAAGGAAAAGTATATCGACAATAAGCGGGGCCGGCTGATATGCCGGCCCCGCTGGCTTCAGTGGGTGGTAACCAGCATTACCACGCTGAGGGCGGCCGATACCCACATGGCCGGCTTGATGTCGGAAATCTTGCCGGTGGCGAGCTTGATCAGCACGAAGCTGAGGAAGCCGAAGGCGATGCCCAGGGTGATCGAGTAGGTCAGCGGCATCAGAATGATCGCCAGGAACGCCGGGAAGGCCTGCTCGAAACGCGTCCAGTCGATCTTGCTGATCGGTGCCAGCATGAACAGCCCCACCAGCACGAGGGCCGGTGCCGTGGCGATACCCGGCACCAGCGACAGCAGCGGTGAGAGGAACAGGAACGGCAGGAACAGGAAGGCGATGGTCACCGCCACCAGGCCGGTGCGGCCGCCCTGGGCCACGCCGGCACCGGATTCGATGAAGGTCTGCGCGGCACTGGTGCCGAGCGGGGCGGCAATCATCGAGGCAAAGGCGTCCACGGTCATGGAGCGCTTGAGGTTGCGCGGGTTGCCGTTCTTGTCCTTGAGGTCCGCCGACTCCGAGAGCGCCATGAAGCACGACAGGGCATCGAAGAAGTTG encodes:
- the pqiB gene encoding intermembrane transport protein PqiB, with translation MSDTPRDNEAARDMHRAKATPQRRLSPIWIVPIVAMLIGLWLVYDNYSSRGPQITLTMSNAEGIEAGSTLIKTRNVEVGRVERVQLSDDLSHTVITARMSPDTEAMLTQGSRFWVVKPRIGREGISGLGTVLSGAYIQLQPGSGEPGVREFEVSDIPPVAPADAAGLRINLVSQLGNSLRAGDPVTYQGYTVGRVEEAKFDADSRRMSQRIFIESPYDRLVTDSTRFWSASGIDLRLDADGIRVNVESLEALLGGGVTFGVPEDLPKGGPVENETTFTLYPDEESARQGTFNRYLEYVLLVEDSVRGLSRGAPVEFRGVRIGTVAAVPWQFTAEQPETRNGFAIPVLIRIEPQRLGIENQLVDLEEWDERFKRLFGVGLRASLKSGNLLTGSMFVDINFYREEAEDYREETFSEHTVFPTTSTGFAQIEAQVTALLEKLNALEVEPLLASLDRNLSTSEAMLSEVRELTASLQGMLDDPGTRNLPANLNASLEALQETLEGLSPDSSAYRELTSTAERLERLMRDLQPVTRTLNENPRALLFDSLDAEDPVPRAPQGN
- a CDS encoding paraquat-inducible protein A gives rise to the protein MVDQVPPEARTSRRRLRACHECDWLVALPPLRPGQSADCPRCGHVLATRHYHPAQRSMALAMASMVALLLAISFPFVSFSTSGVGNRIELTQTATTLIGFDQPLVAIAVIMTIAVLPGIYLLGVMWLQLGLLQNEPLPGSRGIARTLTHLHPWMMADVFIIGALVSLIKVADLAQIELGLSFWAFCAFALLLLSTTQSIDSDWMWFSLAGEPLAPEGARTGTTAAGQGLTGCPTCGLVNRLEASGRGYCQRCGERLHARLPHSLQRTWALLAASTLMYIPANVYPIMTTTSLGHSDPSTIIGGVVELIQMGSWPVAAVIFMASVLVPVGKLGALAWLCLVVKRSNELNATNRTRLYRLTEFIGRWSMVDVFVVAILVALIRAGSLMSITPGPAALAFATVVVLTMLAAMTFDPRLIWDTPLPRERHETQGTIG
- a CDS encoding calcium/sodium antiporter translates to MLLPLLAVVAGLVLLVWSAERFVDGAASTSRRLGVSPLLVGMLVIGFGTSAPELMVSSLAAGQGNPGLALGNGYGSNIANIGLILGLMAVISPLAVHSSVIRRELPILVAVTFLSALLMWGGLITRLEGTLLLVLLAAMIGFSIWHARHSGPDPLADETEESLQAHPMTLKSGVIWTIVGLLLLVLSSRVLVWGAVEIAVGFGVSDLIIGLTIVAIGTSLPELASSFSALRKGEHDLVVGNVVGSNLFNTLGVVGLAAVIHPIEAGSEVLMRDWTLMTVMTLLMTVFAIGWKGRPGRINRLEGGMLLTLFIGYTVFMVHLVLRSAGAL
- a CDS encoding cytochrome ubiquinol oxidase subunit I, which produces MELDPVLLSRLQFAFVVSFHAIFPVFTIGLASYIAVLHGLFYKTQNPAWDRLALLWTKVFAVAFGMGVVSGIVMSFQFGTNWSNFSQASANFIGPLLSYEVVTAFFLEAAFLGVLLFGRGRVAQGVHLFAAIMVALGTFISTFWILAANSWMHTPAGVELVEGTFRVTSWTEAIFNPSFPFRLAHMAVASFITGGFVVAGVSAWYLLIGRDVEANRKALSMCLWMLLVLTPTQALVGDFHGLNTFEHQPVKLSAMEGHWETRRAAPFLLFAVPDQEAQENRFEISIPYAASLILTHDPNGVVPGVNEAPREEQPPVAIVFWSFRVMVGLGLLMIAVSLLGLYLRRGGRVYRSRPYLQTLRLMSVTPFAAVLAGWITTESGRAPWLVYGMMTHAEGVTPSLTGGMALFTLLGYMAVYGVVFYAGTYYLTRVIRYGMLEKGEEEMIDDFETPKRPWSATHTPFDDEPSKEGA
- the cydB gene encoding cytochrome d ubiquinol oxidase subunit II translates to MEMFDLSLIWALIIGFAIMMYVLMDGFDLGLGILFPFAPDEDARDVMMNSVAPVWDGNETWLVLGGAGLLAAFPLVYSVFLPALYIGVFLMLAGLVFRGVAFELRFKSRRGLRGRWLWNLAFSGGSAVAAFAQGAVVGTYIQGFATENRVYVGGPFDWLTPFTVLTGIGIMIGYALLGTTWLILKSEGYIQQWAFRLTTPLLLAVLVIFGIISFWTPLVNEMVWERWFGHLHVIWLLPALTLLCMFTVYWASRRGHEVLPFIATLGIFLFTYLGLVVSKWPWIVPPNYTIWDAASAPESQLFLLIGVLFVLPFVLFYTFWSYWIFRGKVRVGEGYH
- the cydD gene encoding thiol reductant ABC exporter subunit CydD — its product is MTRDAGREASPKSWLAAHAAGQRRWLGLAATAGFLVGLLTVVQMVLLALIVSRLLIDGTSLAALSWAFLSLVAVLIARALCQWGQEVAGQEASLRIRHSVRGELLGHLAAMGPVRAGARHSGALANQLVEQVEALDGYFARFLPQLRLSLAIPLLILVVVMWLDWLAALFLLLAAPLIPLFMALVGMGAERLNREQFAAVSRLSGHFLDRIRGIATLQLFHRTREAGVEVHEAADRYRRLSMRTLRLAFLSSAVLEFFASVAIAVVAIYVGFGLLGYIDFGPAEELSLFSGLLVLLLAPEFFQPLRTLAQHYHDRAAALGAADGMLALLGEPVRAPADATVPPSSADRLVVMDDATLAHPGRGRVLGPLTLEVTAGETLVVSGPSGAGKSALLQLLAGFVTPDEGERRIQPGLKIAWMDQRPVLIHGSLADNLRLAAPEASEADMQRALERAGLAELVATLPLGIDTRLGERGAGLSGGQAQRLALARVFLSDADLVLLDEPTASLDETSEARVIESLQSLIEEGRTLIIATHHPALMAMASRRLALAEGRFQP
- the cydC gene encoding thiol reductant ABC exporter subunit CydC, with translation MSNRQYEPMRDESLRVTLAPWLRLLGRRPRRLAIGVLLLMLTVFSAVGLLALSGWFITASALAGLALAAGLAASLDVYVPGGGIRFFALSRTVARYLERLYNHDTVLRLLADLRGRMFSAMAGLDDCSLARQRASDWLNRMTADIDTLDSLYLRLLAPPAVALAAVLLVSAFLALWVPAVGLALAALLLPAWVWLTAGQAWLGMAASRRQVGHLQRLRSQAIEHLGGLAELEAYGSRAWHRRGFGKLEEALRRDQRRTGRLAGFGSALVNLVVGLGMVMALWLAAMAWQQDAISGAVMVIMPLAVLAIGEALGLLPTAFAQLGATRGAAERLNAVERASERVSDSGSVALPCGALSVGLKAVDLHYPDALTPALRDIELELVPGERLALTGASGAGKSSVAALLTRRLPPSRGEITLGGVPLKRVNEQSLRERVAILGQRIDLFQDSLAANLRLAAPGASESRLWQALEWVDLAEWAGSLPHGLATMVGEGGRALSGGQARRLALARLWLRDPGLVILDEPFAGLDAATVSRLLPRLDGWLRGRSVLYLVHQLDGGAFEPPGITREWRLEQGELTVCAKSFYPSG